The Chryseobacterium nakagawai genome has a segment encoding these proteins:
- a CDS encoding acyl-CoA thioesterase, with translation MQNKPITFQFISEPSDVNYGGNVHGGSVMKWIDQAGYACATTWSGNYSVTVYVGGIRFYEPIKIGEVVKVDAQVIYTGSSSMHISINVFSRNLKQPTFDKKTHCIIVFVAVDENGKKLPVPKWIPETEEDKQKEQYAKRLMELRTQIEDEMKPFL, from the coding sequence ATGCAGAACAAACCTATTACTTTTCAATTTATTTCGGAGCCATCAGATGTGAATTACGGTGGAAATGTACACGGCGGAAGCGTTATGAAATGGATTGATCAGGCAGGCTATGCGTGTGCTACTACCTGGAGTGGTAATTATTCGGTGACAGTATATGTTGGAGGAATCCGGTTTTATGAACCTATTAAAATTGGTGAAGTGGTAAAAGTAGATGCTCAGGTTATCTATACGGGAAGTTCAAGTATGCATATTTCTATCAATGTTTTTTCCCGAAACCTGAAACAGCCTACTTTTGATAAAAAAACTCACTGCATCATTGTTTTTGTTGCTGTAGATGAAAATGGTAAAAAGCTTCCAGTTCCCAAATGGATTCCTGAAACGGAAGAAGACAAACAAAAAGAACAATACGCCAAGCGTCTGATGGAACTAAGAACACAGATTGAGGATGAGATGAAGCCGTTTTTATAA
- a CDS encoding arsenate reductase family protein: MKKVFYLNTCDTCRKILAQFDLTDWELREIKKQPITKEELTEMHKLTKSYEALFSKKSTQIKLRDLDVKSLGEKDFKELLLDHYTFLKRPVFMTDKDIFVGNDKNNVEALRTFFGVSE; the protein is encoded by the coding sequence ATGAAGAAAGTATTTTATCTGAATACGTGCGATACCTGTAGAAAAATTTTAGCACAATTTGATCTTACAGACTGGGAACTACGTGAGATTAAAAAACAACCTATTACCAAAGAAGAATTAACAGAAATGCATAAACTGACGAAGTCTTATGAAGCTTTGTTTAGCAAAAAATCTACTCAGATCAAGTTAAGAGACTTAGACGTAAAGTCTTTGGGTGAAAAAGATTTTAAAGAATTGTTACTGGATCACTATACTTTCTTAAAACGCCCTGTCTTTATGACGGATAAGGACATTTTTGTAGGAAACGATAAAAATAATGTAGAGGCTTTAAGAACATTTTTTGGAGTGAGTGAATGA
- the gcvT gene encoding glycine cleavage system aminomethyltransferase GcvT, whose protein sequence is MKKTALYDKHVSLGAKIVPFAGFEMPVQYSGVTEEHFAVREKAGLFDVSHMGQFFIEGPGSKDLLQFVTTNNVDTLENGKAQYSCLPNENGGIVDDLIVYKMEDDKYFVVVNASNIDKDWNHISKYNTFGAKMTNASDDMSLLAVQGPKATEILQKLTDVNLSEIPYYNFTVGSVAGVNDIIISNTGYTGSGGFEIYFKNENAEKLWDEVMKAGESEGIVPCGLAARDTLRLEKGFCLYGNDIDDTTSPIEAGLGWITKFDKEFVSKDTFAKQKEEGVTRKLVAFELTDKGVPRHDYPVVDAEGNVIGKVTSGTQSPMKKIGLGLAYVDKPHFKLGSEIFIQVRNKNIPAKVVKAPFV, encoded by the coding sequence ATGAAGAAAACAGCTTTGTACGACAAACATGTTTCATTAGGAGCTAAGATCGTACCTTTCGCAGGTTTTGAAATGCCTGTACAATATTCAGGAGTAACAGAAGAGCATTTTGCAGTAAGAGAAAAAGCAGGATTATTTGATGTTTCCCACATGGGACAGTTTTTCATCGAAGGTCCGGGATCTAAAGATCTTTTGCAATTTGTGACCACTAACAATGTAGATACTCTTGAAAACGGAAAAGCTCAGTACTCATGTCTTCCCAACGAAAACGGAGGAATCGTAGACGACCTTATCGTTTACAAAATGGAGGATGACAAATACTTTGTAGTTGTAAACGCTTCCAATATTGACAAAGACTGGAACCATATTTCAAAATACAATACTTTCGGAGCAAAAATGACCAACGCTTCTGATGACATGTCATTATTAGCAGTTCAAGGTCCTAAAGCGACTGAAATTCTTCAAAAGCTTACTGATGTAAACCTTTCTGAAATCCCTTACTATAATTTTACTGTAGGAAGTGTTGCGGGAGTAAATGATATTATTATTTCTAATACAGGATACACAGGAAGCGGAGGTTTTGAGATCTATTTCAAAAATGAAAACGCAGAAAAGCTTTGGGATGAAGTAATGAAGGCTGGTGAATCTGAAGGAATTGTTCCTTGCGGTTTGGCTGCCAGAGATACTTTAAGACTTGAAAAAGGATTCTGTCTTTACGGAAATGATATCGACGATACGACTTCTCCAATTGAAGCAGGTCTTGGATGGATCACTAAATTTGATAAAGAATTCGTTTCTAAAGATACTTTTGCAAAACAAAAAGAGGAAGGTGTTACCAGAAAATTAGTAGCTTTTGAATTAACGGATAAGGGAGTTCCAAGACACGACTACCCTGTTGTAGATGCAGAAGGAAATGTAATTGGAAAAGTAACTTCCGGAACTCAGTCTCCAATGAAGAAAATAGGGTTAGGTCTTGCTTATGTAGACAAGCCTCATTTTAAATTAGGTTCTGAGATCTTTATCCAGGTGAGAAACAAAAACATTCCTGCAAAAGTGGTGAAAGCTCCTTTTGTATAA
- the idi gene encoding isopentenyl-diphosphate Delta-isomerase produces the protein MEELVVLVNPDDVVLGLMEKQQAHVNGLLHRAFSVFLFNSKGEMLLQKRASGKYHSPNQWTNAVCSHPRIGETYLAGAQRRLKEELGIEAELSEKFNFIYKADVGGDLWEHELDYVFVGKYESDFNLNKEEVEEVRFISPEDLDQEISENPEHFTEWFKIILEEYKHHF, from the coding sequence ATGGAAGAATTAGTAGTTTTAGTAAATCCTGATGATGTGGTTTTGGGCTTGATGGAAAAACAGCAAGCTCACGTTAATGGCCTGTTACACCGTGCTTTTTCTGTATTCCTGTTCAATTCGAAAGGCGAAATGCTTCTTCAGAAAAGAGCATCAGGAAAGTACCATTCTCCCAATCAATGGACCAATGCTGTCTGTTCTCACCCCAGAATTGGGGAAACTTATCTGGCCGGAGCCCAAAGAAGATTAAAAGAAGAATTGGGAATTGAGGCTGAACTTTCGGAAAAATTCAATTTTATTTACAAAGCAGATGTAGGAGGTGACCTTTGGGAACATGAACTTGATTATGTTTTTGTAGGAAAATATGAATCTGACTTTAATCTGAATAAAGAGGAAGTGGAAGAAGTAAGATTTATTTCCCCCGAAGATTTGGATCAAGAAATTTCTGAAAATCCTGAACACTTTACAGAATGGTTCAAAATCATTCTCGAAGAATATAAACACCATTTTTAA
- a CDS encoding LNS2 domain-containing protein, giving the protein MELEYVEHISPILKDGVKNYLIDIDGTITDDVPNEEPERMVTCEPYPDALKTVNKWYDEGHQICFFTSRTENLKQVTIDWLDKHGFKYHSVLCGKPRGGNYHWIDNHLVRATRYKGRFTDLVEKQVTIEVFKEDEE; this is encoded by the coding sequence ATGGAATTAGAATACGTAGAGCATATCAGTCCTATTCTCAAGGATGGAGTTAAAAATTACTTAATCGATATAGACGGAACTATTACAGATGATGTTCCTAATGAAGAACCGGAAAGAATGGTTACTTGTGAACCATACCCTGACGCTTTGAAAACCGTTAATAAATGGTATGATGAAGGGCATCAGATCTGTTTCTTTACCTCAAGAACCGAAAACCTGAAGCAAGTCACAATCGATTGGCTGGATAAACATGGGTTCAAGTACCACAGTGTACTTTGTGGAAAGCCAAGAGGAGGTAATTATCACTGGATTGATAATCATTTGGTACGAGCTACGAGATATAAGGGAAGATTTACTGATCTGGTAGAAAAGCAAGTAACCATAGAAGTTTTCAAAGAAGACGAAGAATAA
- a CDS encoding D-2-hydroxyacid dehydrogenase, which translates to MKVLANDGLDQSGIDALTEKGFEVITTKVPQEFLVDYINEHQVRTLLVRSATQVRKDIIDGCPSLEIIGRGGVGMDNIDVDYAREKGIHVINTPAASSESVAELVFAHLFSGARFLQDSNRKMPLVGDTEFAGLKKAYAAGIELRGKTIGIIGMGRIGQEVARIALGLGMRVVAADNNVGKASIKVKFYNNQFINVDIETEPLQEVLKHSDFITLHVPAQKDGYMIGKSEFEIMKDGVAIVNCSRGGVIDESALIEALDSGKVRFAGLDVFINEPTPSKEILNHSKISLTPHTGASTLEAQDRIGLSLADQISSILQIQ; encoded by the coding sequence ATGAAAGTTTTAGCTAATGACGGCCTGGACCAATCTGGAATTGATGCATTAACAGAAAAAGGATTCGAGGTGATTACTACAAAAGTTCCACAGGAATTTTTAGTAGATTATATTAACGAGCACCAAGTTCGTACTTTATTGGTAAGAAGTGCTACACAGGTGAGAAAAGATATTATTGACGGTTGCCCATCGCTCGAAATCATTGGAAGAGGGGGTGTAGGAATGGATAATATTGATGTAGATTATGCAAGAGAAAAAGGAATACATGTTATCAATACGCCGGCGGCTTCTTCGGAATCAGTGGCTGAACTTGTTTTTGCCCATTTGTTTTCCGGAGCTAGATTTCTTCAGGATTCCAACAGAAAAATGCCTTTGGTAGGAGATACAGAATTTGCTGGCCTTAAAAAAGCATATGCAGCAGGAATTGAGCTAAGAGGAAAAACCATCGGAATCATTGGGATGGGAAGAATAGGCCAGGAAGTCGCAAGAATAGCTCTTGGACTTGGGATGAGAGTGGTTGCCGCAGATAATAATGTAGGAAAAGCAAGTATCAAAGTAAAGTTCTACAACAATCAGTTCATCAATGTAGATATAGAAACGGAACCATTACAGGAAGTTTTGAAGCATTCAGATTTTATTACCCTTCACGTTCCGGCTCAGAAAGACGGATATATGATTGGTAAGAGTGAGTTTGAAATCATGAAAGATGGAGTGGCTATCGTTAACTGTTCCAGAGGAGGAGTGATTGATGAATCTGCTTTAATTGAAGCTTTAGATTCCGGTAAAGTAAGATTTGCAGGACTGGATGTTTTCATCAATGAGCCAACACCTTCTAAAGAAATTTTAAACCATTCTAAAATATCCCTGACGCCACATACAGGTGCTTCTACGCTTGAAGCTCAGGATAGAATCGGCCTTTCTCTGGCAGATCAGATTTCTAGCATTTTACAGATCCAATAA
- the mscL gene encoding large conductance mechanosensitive channel protein MscL produces MGFVKEFKEFAFKGNVLDLAVGVIIGAAFGKIVSSLVEDVITPLILNPALKAAGAENIAKLTWNGVAYGNFLSAVISFLCIAMVLFFIIKGANKVNKKEAPAPAGPTDDQKLLAEIRDLLKSKNNI; encoded by the coding sequence ATGGGATTTGTTAAGGAATTTAAAGAGTTTGCCTTTAAAGGAAATGTTCTCGATCTTGCTGTCGGTGTAATCATTGGTGCAGCATTTGGTAAAATTGTTTCGTCTTTGGTTGAAGATGTTATCACCCCTTTGATCTTAAACCCGGCTCTTAAAGCAGCGGGAGCAGAAAATATAGCTAAACTGACCTGGAATGGTGTGGCTTACGGAAACTTTCTGTCTGCAGTGATCAGCTTTCTGTGTATTGCTATGGTTCTTTTCTTTATCATTAAAGGAGCTAATAAAGTTAACAAAAAAGAAGCTCCGGCTCCAGCAGGACCTACAGACGATCAAAAGCTATTGGCTGAAATCAGAGATTTACTGAAAAGTAAAAACAATATATAA
- a CDS encoding NAD(P)H-hydrate dehydratase: MKIFTAEQIRSWDQFTISHEPISSIQLMERASTVVANWISEHCKVHRKAVLFCGNGNNGGDGLAVARMLYLKGFDVDVFVNDPKGKFSEDASVNLERLREISEISVRKFDEVEHYPLDDNTIIIDALFGTGLSRPLADGYKELVDWINRKDTIKISIDVPSGLSTDAFFDRDSVVLKANYTLSFQCWKRSFLHPETGRYTGKVIILNIGLSEEYHENTETDYWVTDDSFAVSLFNPRNEFAHKGNYGKAIIIGGSYGKMGAAVLATKSVLKTGAGLTFALAPQCGYEVLQTSCPEAMFIEGGQQFISDFNIDKENTIGIGPGLGNHKDTQTGLLKFLKDYQSPLVLDADALNIISEDQKNHQLIPEKSIITPHPKEFERLFGKTENSFKRLELARVKAKELGIYIVLKDHHTQIITPVGDVYYNLTGNAGLAKGGSGDILTGILTSLLAQGYSEKNTCIFGVWLHGKAADFAAEKHSKESMLPTDVIDELGNVFTELNNKVERSL; encoded by the coding sequence ATGAAAATATTCACTGCTGAACAAATTCGAAGCTGGGACCAATTTACGATTTCTCATGAACCCATATCTTCTATTCAATTGATGGAAAGAGCTTCAACAGTTGTAGCGAATTGGATATCTGAACATTGTAAGGTTCATAGAAAGGCCGTTTTGTTTTGCGGTAATGGTAATAATGGCGGTGATGGGTTGGCAGTGGCAAGAATGCTTTATCTGAAAGGATTTGATGTAGATGTATTTGTTAATGATCCTAAAGGAAAATTCTCAGAAGATGCTTCCGTAAACCTTGAAAGATTAAGGGAAATTTCGGAGATTTCTGTTCGAAAGTTTGATGAGGTGGAGCATTATCCTCTTGATGATAACACAATTATTATTGATGCGCTTTTCGGAACAGGATTATCAAGACCATTAGCTGATGGGTACAAAGAATTGGTAGATTGGATCAATAGAAAAGATACTATTAAAATTTCAATTGATGTTCCATCCGGACTTTCTACTGATGCTTTTTTTGATCGTGATTCTGTGGTTTTAAAAGCCAATTATACCCTAAGTTTTCAATGTTGGAAACGAAGTTTTCTTCATCCGGAAACAGGAAGGTATACCGGAAAAGTAATTATTCTAAATATTGGATTGAGCGAAGAATATCATGAAAATACCGAGACTGATTATTGGGTGACTGATGACTCTTTTGCGGTATCACTTTTCAACCCTAGAAATGAATTTGCCCACAAAGGAAATTATGGTAAAGCAATTATTATAGGGGGAAGCTATGGTAAGATGGGAGCAGCAGTACTGGCCACAAAATCTGTTTTGAAAACGGGGGCCGGACTTACTTTTGCATTAGCTCCCCAGTGCGGATATGAGGTGTTGCAAACCTCCTGCCCGGAAGCCATGTTTATAGAAGGAGGGCAACAGTTCATTAGCGATTTTAATATAGATAAGGAGAATACCATAGGGATAGGTCCCGGCTTAGGAAACCATAAGGATACTCAAACGGGGCTTTTGAAGTTCCTGAAAGATTATCAGTCTCCATTGGTTTTGGATGCCGATGCCTTAAATATTATTTCTGAAGACCAGAAAAACCATCAGTTAATTCCTGAGAAATCAATTATCACCCCTCATCCCAAAGAATTTGAAAGGTTGTTTGGGAAAACGGAAAATTCATTTAAAAGATTGGAACTGGCAAGAGTGAAAGCTAAGGAACTTGGAATTTATATTGTATTGAAGGATCATCATACACAAATCATTACACCGGTAGGAGATGTTTACTATAACCTGACTGGAAATGCCGGATTGGCCAAAGGAGGAAGTGGTGATATTCTGACCGGGATTCTGACCTCACTTTTAGCACAAGGATATTCAGAAAAAAATACCTGTATTTTTGGAGTATGGCTACATGGAAAAGCCGCTGATTTTGCTGCTGAAAAACATTCAAAAGAGTCCATGCTTCCTACGGATGTTATTGATGAACTGGGAAATGTTTTTACTGAACTGAATAATAAAGTAGAGCGAAGTTTATGA
- the lgt gene encoding prolipoprotein diacylglyceryl transferase produces MWDPSKGINIGIFTLHFYSLMFVFAFGFGYILMTRIFKIDNVNQKYLEPLFTWTLIGTILGARLGHVIFYQPELFKEDFWSVFLPISTKNGIKFTGFSGLASHGATIALILTTLYYSYKIIKKNPFWVYDRLGIVVALGGAFVRMGNFFNSEIVGKPADPNSPFALLFPQQSSEYGLTVPRYPSQLFEAVGYVALFILLWILYRKTNKKYQQGWLFGLFFIILWAIRFFVEFLKEPQGDEFIQIGGLNTGQVLSIPFMIAGVIIMIVSKKFKITEAENEKPE; encoded by the coding sequence ATATGGGACCCTTCAAAGGGTATTAATATTGGGATATTTACATTACACTTCTACAGCTTAATGTTTGTTTTCGCATTTGGTTTCGGATATATTTTAATGACAAGAATCTTTAAGATTGACAATGTTAACCAAAAATACCTTGAACCTCTTTTCACATGGACATTGATAGGAACGATCCTGGGAGCAAGATTAGGGCACGTTATTTTTTATCAGCCAGAACTGTTTAAAGAAGATTTCTGGAGTGTATTTTTACCCATCAGTACCAAAAACGGCATCAAATTCACCGGGTTCTCCGGATTGGCAAGCCACGGGGCAACCATAGCTTTAATCCTTACCACTCTTTATTACTCATATAAAATTATCAAAAAAAATCCTTTCTGGGTATATGACAGATTAGGAATCGTGGTAGCTTTAGGAGGTGCATTTGTAAGAATGGGGAACTTCTTCAATTCTGAAATTGTGGGAAAACCAGCAGATCCAAACTCTCCGTTTGCTTTACTATTTCCACAACAAAGCAGCGAATACGGCCTTACAGTTCCCCGTTATCCAAGCCAATTATTTGAAGCAGTAGGATATGTTGCCCTGTTCATTTTATTATGGATTCTTTATAGAAAAACAAATAAAAAGTACCAGCAAGGTTGGCTATTCGGACTATTCTTTATCATTCTTTGGGCGATCAGATTCTTTGTAGAATTCCTGAAAGAACCGCAAGGTGATGAATTTATCCAGATTGGTGGTTTAAATACGGGACAGGTTCTGTCTATCCCTTTTATGATTGCTGGGGTAATTATCATGATTGTTTCCAAAAAATTTAAAATTACGGAAGCAGAAAACGAGAAACCTGAATAA
- the yidD gene encoding membrane protein insertion efficiency factor YidD, with amino-acid sequence MVILIKFYQWFISPLLPKNCRYEPTCSHYMIESLRVHGLFKGFWLGFKRILRCHPWGGSGYDPVPPKHKHP; translated from the coding sequence ATGGTAATTTTGATAAAATTTTACCAATGGTTCATCTCGCCCTTACTTCCTAAAAATTGCCGTTACGAACCCACTTGCTCTCATTATATGATAGAGTCTTTACGGGTTCATGGTCTATTTAAAGGTTTCTGGCTGGGATTTAAAAGAATTTTAAGATGTCATCCGTGGGGAGGAAGTGGTTACGATCCTGTTCCGCCAAAACATAAGCATCCATAA
- a CDS encoding replication-associated recombination protein A, with the protein MNQNIPLAEKLRPKTLDEVLGQEHLTGEKGTIRKMIENNSLNSLIFWGPPGTGKTTLAEIISESSGRKFYKLSAVSSGVKDVRDVIEDAKKQNLFSGKSPILFIDEIHRFNKSQQDSLLHAVEKGWIVLIGATTENPSFEVVSALLSRSQVYVLKALSYEKLEELIDIASERYNKDEGTDFKILEKEALIQYSGGDARKLINSVELVLNQYKNTDTKEVINSDVLEVLQETMALYDKNGEQHYDIISAFIKSMRGGDPNGAVYWLARMLVGGEDIKFIARRMLILAAEDIGLANPNALVIANNCFQAINMIGNPEARIILSETAVYLAVSPKSNSAYMAINEAMALVKQTGNLPVPLHLRNAPTKLMKDLDYGKEYKYAHSYEGNFVEQDFLPQEIREVKLYEPGNNSTEKKIYEELKKKWGKKY; encoded by the coding sequence TTGAATCAAAATATTCCATTAGCCGAGAAATTAAGACCTAAAACCCTGGATGAAGTTTTGGGGCAGGAACATCTTACCGGGGAAAAAGGCACGATCAGAAAGATGATCGAAAACAATAGCCTGAATTCTCTGATCTTTTGGGGCCCTCCGGGGACAGGAAAAACGACGCTGGCGGAAATTATTTCCGAAAGCTCAGGAAGGAAGTTTTATAAGCTTTCTGCTGTTTCTTCAGGAGTGAAAGATGTTCGCGATGTAATTGAAGATGCTAAAAAACAGAATTTATTTTCCGGAAAATCTCCCATTTTATTTATTGATGAGATTCATCGTTTCAATAAATCTCAGCAGGATTCGTTGTTGCATGCTGTAGAAAAAGGCTGGATCGTTTTGATAGGAGCTACTACAGAAAATCCAAGTTTTGAAGTTGTTTCTGCTTTGTTATCCAGAAGCCAGGTTTATGTTCTGAAAGCTTTAAGTTATGAAAAGCTTGAGGAACTTATTGATATTGCTTCCGAGAGATATAATAAAGACGAAGGAACAGATTTTAAAATTCTTGAAAAAGAAGCCCTTATTCAATATTCAGGAGGAGATGCCAGAAAACTGATTAATTCCGTAGAATTGGTTTTGAACCAGTATAAAAATACAGATACGAAGGAGGTTATTAACTCAGATGTGCTGGAAGTCCTGCAGGAAACCATGGCATTGTATGATAAGAATGGGGAACAGCATTATGATATTATTTCTGCTTTCATTAAATCAATGCGTGGAGGTGATCCAAACGGAGCGGTATATTGGTTGGCAAGAATGCTTGTTGGAGGAGAAGATATTAAGTTTATTGCAAGAAGAATGCTGATTCTGGCAGCAGAAGATATTGGGCTGGCCAATCCTAATGCGCTGGTGATTGCCAATAACTGTTTTCAGGCTATCAACATGATCGGAAATCCTGAGGCAAGAATTATTCTAAGCGAAACGGCTGTGTATCTTGCTGTCTCTCCTAAGAGTAACTCTGCGTATATGGCTATTAATGAAGCGATGGCTTTAGTAAAGCAAACGGGAAATTTACCTGTACCTCTTCATTTAAGAAATGCTCCGACCAAGTTGATGAAGGATCTGGATTATGGAAAAGAATATAAGTACGCCCATTCCTATGAAGGAAACTTTGTAGAGCAAGATTTCCTTCCTCAGGAAATTAGAGAGGTAAAACTGTATGAACCTGGAAATAATTCCACAGAAAAAAAGATCTATGAAGAACTGAAAAAGAAGTGGGGGAAAAAATATTAA
- a CDS encoding DUF2339 domain-containing protein, which translates to MNEYLAVILIVVIAIIFNNLNTKIRKLEKEVSDLNSKINKKTLQPELPQEAIHAEEIFTPAPTQVYEPQREIITPNENTEPTTTIQKDWLNPVFEFLKQNILTVIGIFTLVLGIGYFVKYAIDKNWIGETARAGIGLCTGAAIILTGHFLRKNYKTFASIITGGGIAVLYFTTTIAFREYHLFTQNTAFVITSIITAVSIVLSYYYKSEVLIIFSLIGGFTAPLMISTGESNYLFLFTYLTLLNIGMLIAAFLQHWKSVGWTAYIFTSIYLFYWTVDLPELLSITFYLISYIIFYIFALQDYFRKNELSVPDILMLALINCSSIIGVAYIFNQLQYEPVIIFPLIFALVNAILLFREYGKRNFETPFSVFTGITVSLITIAVALQFKAHLITSVWAIQATLLLFIWKKTGYKIFKTCFHVLFPLVIFAQIITWCEYYNTKNLSIIFNPVFLTSLVTILSIGINLYLLKDTREKAEAETKTFFEDLTTAASYGVIYTALLLEIIYHINTMPWAAITSVGLLYSICYIFILLLFRKKLSLAHDLQTGLIYLFFFLIIINISVSTSSVVTDILSKQLPNSFYLLHLLQWIPFIYITLKIIPDTKFHQSKISYWIISLAFVVSISCELHHLYVLANSHHVTDSYPVKNHFNILYLPIIWALLASIFIYIGLRKNIQEYNKIGFTLIGLMVLKLYGYDVWQMDNISRISAFIALGIILLLSSFTFQRVKNIIKNMVDTKEKNEENKDL; encoded by the coding sequence ATGAATGAATATCTTGCGGTGATCCTGATTGTAGTTATTGCCATTATTTTCAACAACCTGAATACCAAAATCAGGAAACTTGAAAAAGAGGTATCAGATCTTAATTCTAAAATCAATAAAAAAACACTACAACCTGAACTCCCGCAGGAAGCAATTCATGCTGAAGAAATCTTCACTCCAGCACCTACACAAGTTTATGAGCCCCAAAGGGAAATTATCACTCCTAATGAAAATACCGAACCCACTACAACGATTCAAAAAGACTGGCTCAATCCTGTTTTTGAGTTTTTAAAACAAAATATTCTTACCGTTATTGGTATTTTCACTTTAGTTCTTGGAATAGGTTACTTTGTGAAATATGCCATCGATAAAAACTGGATCGGAGAAACCGCGAGAGCAGGAATTGGACTTTGTACCGGAGCTGCCATTATACTTACAGGACATTTCCTCAGAAAGAATTATAAAACATTTGCCTCTATCATTACCGGAGGGGGAATTGCCGTTTTATATTTTACGACTACCATTGCTTTCAGAGAATATCATCTTTTCACTCAAAATACAGCTTTTGTGATTACTTCAATCATCACTGCTGTTTCTATTGTTCTATCCTATTATTACAAAAGTGAGGTTTTAATTATCTTTTCATTAATTGGAGGGTTTACAGCGCCTCTTATGATTAGCACAGGAGAAAGTAATTATTTATTCCTGTTTACTTACCTGACTTTATTAAATATCGGCATGCTGATTGCCGCCTTTCTACAACATTGGAAAAGTGTTGGATGGACAGCCTATATATTCACCAGTATTTATCTTTTTTACTGGACCGTAGATCTGCCTGAACTTTTAAGCATTACTTTTTATCTTATCAGTTATATCATTTTCTACATTTTTGCTCTTCAGGATTACTTCAGAAAAAACGAACTTTCCGTTCCGGATATTTTAATGCTCGCTCTTATTAATTGTTCAAGTATTATAGGAGTAGCCTATATCTTCAATCAATTACAGTATGAACCTGTCATTATTTTCCCTCTTATTTTTGCATTGGTAAATGCTATCCTTCTTTTCAGAGAATATGGAAAAAGAAATTTTGAAACTCCTTTTTCTGTTTTTACAGGAATAACAGTCAGCCTGATTACAATAGCTGTTGCTTTACAGTTTAAAGCTCATCTTATAACCAGCGTTTGGGCTATACAAGCTACCCTGCTTCTTTTTATATGGAAAAAAACAGGGTATAAAATTTTCAAAACCTGTTTTCATGTTCTTTTTCCATTGGTCATTTTCGCACAGATTATTACCTGGTGTGAGTATTATAATACCAAAAACCTCAGCATCATATTCAATCCTGTATTTTTAACCAGCCTGGTAACAATTCTTTCCATCGGGATCAACTTATATTTATTAAAAGATACCCGTGAAAAAGCAGAAGCAGAAACCAAAACTTTTTTTGAAGATCTAACTACAGCAGCAAGCTATGGAGTTATTTATACAGCCCTTCTTCTTGAAATCATTTATCATATTAATACCATGCCCTGGGCTGCAATTACCAGTGTAGGATTATTATACAGCATCTGTTATATTTTTATATTGTTACTTTTCAGAAAAAAACTAAGCCTTGCTCATGATCTACAAACAGGGCTGATCTATCTGTTTTTTTTCCTTATTATAATTAACATTTCTGTTTCCACCTCATCAGTAGTTACAGATATTTTATCAAAGCAGCTTCCAAACAGTTTTTATCTCTTGCATTTACTTCAATGGATCCCTTTTATATATATAACTTTAAAAATCATTCCTGATACAAAATTCCATCAGTCAAAAATATCATATTGGATCATTTCTCTGGCGTTCGTTGTCTCAATCAGCTGTGAGCTACATCATTTATATGTATTAGCCAATTCTCACCATGTGACAGACTCCTATCCTGTGAAAAATCATTTCAATATTCTTTATCTTCCTATCATCTGGGCCCTCCTAGCCAGTATATTTATTTATATAGGATTAAGAAAAAACATTCAGGAATACAACAAGATTGGGTTTACTCTGATTGGTTTAATGGTGTTAAAACTTTATGGTTACGATGTCTGGCAAATGGATAACATTTCAAGGATCAGTGCGTTTATTGCCCTTGGAATTATTTTGTTGTTAAGTTCATTCACTTTTCAGCGCGTTAAGAATATTATCAAAAATATGGTTGATACGAAAGAAAAAAACGAAGAGAACAAGGATTTATAA